Genomic DNA from Mycolicibacterium helvum:
CACGTCGGCGAGGTCGTGACCACCGGTGCCCAGCGCTTGCGACACCCCCGATCCGTTCTGGTGGATCCGGACGGTGACCTCTTGGGTGCCGGTGCCCGAAGCGCCGACCACCCCGATCGGCCCGCGCCGCACGACGTTGGCGAACCCCAGCGGGATCCCATTGACGATCGAGGTCCCGCAGTCGGGGCCCATCACCATCAGGTCGGCTCCGCGGGCGTATTGCTTGAGCGCCAGTTCGGCTTCCGCGCTGACGTTGTCGCTGAACACCATCACGTCCAGGCCCAACCGCAGTGCCTTCATCGCCTCGGCGGCGGCATAGTCGCCGGGCACCGAGATCAAAGCGAGGTTGAGCGTCGGGTCTTTCGCGACGGCCATCTGAATGCTGGTGGTGGGCGCGGCGGCAGCCGGTTCACCGCTGTCGCCTGCCGCCGCCGACAGCAGCTTGTCGGCGATCGCCAGCGCCTCGTCGCAGGCTTCATCGGTGCCCGACACGGCGACGACGAGGTCGTTGGGCCGAACCTCGAAGGCACCGAGACCGGCCGCGACCAGGTTGTCGACATTGGTGGCCGAGGCCATCACCACCGACGCGGCCTGGATACCCGGTATCGACGTCACCCGCGCCGACACCGTCATCAAGGACACCGAGTCCTTGTACAGGTTGGGATAGAAACGCGAACTGATTCCCATGCGTCAGGACGTCGCGGCGATGAACTCGTCGGCGTCGGACACCCAGCCGAAGATCCCGCCTTGGGCCTTGATCATCTCCAATGCCACCCGCTGGAATTCCGGAAAGTACGACGCCACACAGTCACTGAGCACCAGACATTCATAGCCCCTGTCGTTTGCCTCGCGCACCGTGGTGTGCACGCAGACCTCCGTCGTCACCCCGCAGACCACCAGCGTCTTGATGCCACGGTCGGACAAGATCTGACTCAGGTCGGTGGCATGGAAGCTGCCCTTACCCGGCTTGTCGATCACGGGCTCGCCGTCGATGGGATACAGCTGGTCGATGATGTCGTGGCCCTTCTCGCCGCGCACCAGGATGCGGCCCATCGGACCGGCCTCGCCGATGAACGTCTTGCCGCCACGGTGCAACTTCGCCGGCGGACAGTCGGTCAGATCGGGACGGTGCCCCTCCCTGGTATGGATGACCAGCATGCCGATCTCACGGGCCTTGGCCAGCACCCGCCCGATCGGTTCCACCGCGGCGAGCAGCAACGAGGTGTCATTACCGAGAGCCTCGCCGAAG
This window encodes:
- a CDS encoding cysteine hydrolase family protein; this encodes MATINAEPFPLDFDVASTALVIIDMQRDFVLPGGFGEALGNDTSLLLAAVEPIGRVLAKAREIGMLVIHTREGHRPDLTDCPPAKLHRGGKTFIGEAGPMGRILVRGEKGHDIIDQLYPIDGEPVIDKPGKGSFHATDLSQILSDRGIKTLVVCGVTTEVCVHTTVREANDRGYECLVLSDCVASYFPEFQRVALEMIKAQGGIFGWVSDADEFIAATS